CTCAGAGATGGTGAGCAATCTCCTGGAGCCAGCCTCAATCTCGAGGAAAAGCTGGCGATTGCTCAACAGCTGGCTCGGCTCGGCGTGGATGTGATCGAGGCTGGTTTTCCTTTCGCAAGCCCCGGGGATTTTGCCGCTGTGCAACGCATCGCCCAGCAGGTGGGTGGCGAAAACGGTCCGGTGATCTGCGGACTGGCGCGGGCATCCCGGGGGGATATCAAGGCCTGCGCGGATGCTGTTGCGCCTGCGCCCCGCAGGAGGATCCACACTTTCATCGCCACTAGCGACATCCACCTTGAGCACAAGCTGCGCAAGAGCCGCAAGGAGGTGCTTGCCATCGTTCCCGACATGGTGGCCTACGCCCGCTCCCTGGTGGATGACGTCGAGTTCTCCTGTGAGGACGCAGGCCGCAGTGATCCTGAGTTTTTGTATGAGGTGATTGAGGCTGCGATTGGAGCGGGTGCCAGCACCATCAATATTCCCGACACCGTCGGCTACACCACCCCGAGCGAATTCGGTGCACTGATCGCTGGCATTGATCAGCATGTACCGAACATTGCCGATGCGGTGTTGTCCGTCCATGGACACAACGACCTGGGGTTGGCGGTGGCCAACTTCCTCGAGGCGGTAAAAAATGGTGCGCGTCAGCTCGAATGCACGATCAACGGCATCGGTGAGCGGGCTGGCAATGCGGCACTGGAAGAGCTGGTGATGGCGCTTCATGTGCGCCGCCGCTACTTCAACCCTTTCTTTGGGCGCGAAGAGGATTCACCGACGCCGCTCACAGCGGTACGTACCGAAGAGATCACCAAAACCTCCCGTCTGGTGTCCAATCTCACCGGAATGGTGGTGCAGCCCAACAAGGCCATCGTTGGTGCCAATGCTTTCGCCCATGAATCCGGCATCCATCAGGACGGCGTTCTCAAGAACCGCCTCACTTATGAGATTGTCGACGCACGCACCGTCGGATTGACCGACAACAGGATCTCCCTGGGCAAGCTCAGCGGTCGCAGTGCCGTGCGTGCCCGTCTAGAGGAGCTGGGTTACAACCTCAGCCGAGAGGATCTCGATGATGCGTTCGCGCGATTCAAGGATCTGGCCGATCGCAAGCGGGAGATCACTGATCGTGATCTGGAAGCGATCGTTAGCGAGCAGGTGCAGCAGCCGGAAGCCCGCTATCAGCTCAAGTTGGTGCAGGTGAGCTGCGGGAGCAGCCTCAGCCCCACCGCCACCGTCACCCTGGCGGATGAAGACGGAGAAGAGCAGACCATGGCCTCTATCGGCACAGGACCCGTGGATGCCGTTTGCCGTGCGCTCAATGCCTTGGCGGGTGAACCCAATGAATTGGTCGAGTTTTCGGTCAAGTCCGTGACCGAAGGCATTGATGCCATGGGTGAAGTCACCATCCGCCTGCGACGCGATGGGGAGCTGTATTCCGGCCATTCCGCTGACACCGATGTGGTGGTAGCGGCGGCTCAGGCCTTCGTGAATGCCCTCAATCGTCTTGTCGCAGCGGCGGCCCAGCCGGCACTTCATCCTCAGCGGGATGCGGCGCCGCTGGATTCGAGCCCAGCCCGTTGAGTTGATGCAGGCGTCCCCAGGTCGTGCCGGCGTTCGTCCCGGTGCTCTGCTTCAGCTTCTGCTGCTGATCCTTCTGGCGCTGGCCGTTCTGGTGCCCCTGCTCTGGTTGGTGAGCACGTCACTCAAAGGACCGGCGGAGGACATCTTTACGAGTCCTCCGGCGCTGCTTCCCGTCCAGCCAAGTCTTGAGGCCTACTTTCGCCTGTTCCAGGACAATCCCCTGGGGCGTTATCTGCTCAACAGCGCGATCGTGAGCCTGGTAGCGGTGGTGGCCAACCTGCTCTTCTGTTCGTTGGCGGCGTACCCCCTCGCGCGCATGCGCTTCGCTGGTCGTGGCCTGGTACTTGGGTTGGTAGTCGCCACGATCCTGATCCCCTTCCAGGTGGTGATGATCCCGCTTTACCTGCTCATGGTTCAGCTGGGACTGCGCAACACGTTGCTGGCTCTGGTGATCCCGCAGGCCGCGACTGCTTTTGGGCTGTATCTCCTGCGTCAGAGCTTTCTTGGGGTGCCTGTGGAGCTGGAGGAGGCGGCCCGGATGGATGGTTGCAGCAAGCTCGGCGAGTGGTGGAACGTGATGATTCCGGCTGCGCGAGCCGACCTGATCACCCTGGCGATGTTTGTGTTTATCGGCACCTGGAGTGATTTCCTCTGGCCGCTGGTGATCCTCGATGATCCACAACTGTTCACCCTGCCCTTGGGGCTTCAGCAGTTGGCCAGTAGTTTTTCCCTCGATTGGCGCATCGTTGCCGCCGGCTCGGTGGTCTCGATTCTTCCCGTGCTGCTGCTGTTCATTCTTTTGCAGCGTTTCATCCTGCCCAGTGCCAGCGGTGATGCCGTCAAGGGGTGATGCTGGGCTCCGGCGGCGCCTGCAGGCCATCCGGACGAATGAAGGGGCTTGGGTTCAATCGCTCCAGCAGCCTCCGTTCGCGTTCCCGTGACCCGCTGCGCCAGCTTTCAAGGTCCAGGATCTTCCCCTGCAGTCGCCGTTGCCGGGATTGCAGGGCGCCCAATTGCTGTTCGATCAGCTGCTGACTGGTTTTTTGCTCTACGCGGTCAAACCCTTCCAGAACTTCGACGCGTTCGATGAGCTCCTGCAGCACCAAATTCTGACGTTGAACGGCTTGCCAGAGCACCACAAACAACACAATCAGCAGTGGGAATCCTGCGGCGGGAAGGATGAGCCAGAGGCGTTGACGCATGGGAGTTTCGCAGGTTTAGTTGCAACCTTGAACGGAAATCCGGTAGCTGAATCCTGTGGAATTGGGATCGCTGCCAGCGCCGATTTTGAAGTTCACCTGATTCACCTGCTTGCCTTGAGGAACGGTAAAAGGCCCGAACATCCTTCCTGTGCCGATGGGTGGGGTGAGTGATTCCTTGACCACCCGCAGATTGCTGCCATCTGTGAATTTCAGGAAGGCTTCCACTGGATAGGTGCCGCTGGCGGTTGAGTCCGCGGTGAAAAACAATTTGTAGCTCGTGTAAGGACCGTTCACAGCGAAGTCGGTGTTCCAGTTGGTGTGGCCGATGAGCTTCGCTTTCCCCACTCGTTTTTTGACAATGTCGCTGTTGCCGTCACCGCCGACTGGCGGCAGAAACTTGCAGGCGGCCTGCGTGGCAGACCAGCCAAGGTCGAGGCTGATCAGGCTGGCTCCAAGGCTTAGTGCGACTGCGCTCAGACGAGGGAGGGTCATAGAGATGTGCGGCACTTTCGCGATGTCTAGCAATGGTCTGATGAAATGAGTCCTGTACGCGTGAGGCTGCCGCCCATGTCTCTTCAGGATCTCGATGCCCTGCTGCAACGGCGAAAGGATGAGCCTGAACTGGCGCAACGTTTGGCGGAACCCCTGTCTTTGGACAACCTGATCGCGCTCGGACGTGAGCGTGGCCTCGTGATTACCGAGGAGGATGTTTTCCTGGCGCAGCAGCGAGAAGAGTCGTCGGTGTCCTCTTCCGAGTTGCAGCAACGCATGGCTGATGAGTCCAGACGCTTGCGCCATTTCATTCCTGGCTGACGACCACCTTTCCAGAGCTGAAGCCCACCGTTAAAGTCCTCGCCTGTGACTTGCGTCAGCGTTTCCTAACCGGCGTGACTGGATGGTGCATCACCGCCTACGAACAGTTTGGTGTTTTCAAGTTCATGGCTACTTTCACCATCACCCTCGAGGGCGGCAAAGGTTTTACCTGCGCAGATGACCAATACATTTTGGATGCAGCAGAAGAACAAGGAATTGATCTTCCTTATTCTTGCCGTGCTGGCGCCTGCAGCACTTGTGCTGGAAAAGTGACCGCTGGAAGTGTCGATCAGACTGACCAGAGCTTTCTGGATGATGAACAGATGGGCAATGGATTTGCCCTGTTGTGTGTGAGCTATCCGCTGTCAGATTGCACCATCAAGGCCGAGGTCGAAGACGAGCTCTGATCGAGTTGGTGGGCGTTGGTCCGTGCATGGTCAAATCATTTTCACAACATCGGGCGTCTGGCCGAACACTTCGCCGATCCAGATGGCATGGGTGACAGCACCGTCATGGGTGTGGAATTCCCAGGCTGATTCTGGACTGCTGCTGCGTTCGATCTCCTGACTCTCTTCGTTGACTCGCAGATAGTCACCCGTGCCCTCATGGCGGAGGACATAGCGCTCAAGGCGTTGTGTTCTCATCTTTGCTGTCATCCCTGCCTGATCAATGCCTAGCCAGCTCGCTGTGGCTGGTGACATCCACTTCAGCTTTTTGTGGGTTTTTCGTTGATCAATTGATTCTCCGTTTCCTGGTAGCGGGTGCTGCGAATCCAGTACAGGGGCTCAGCAAGGGTGATTCTCACCTGGTAGCCGCTATTGCGAAACCAGCGCTGTTCGCTTGGTGTCATCAGTGTTGGTTGGCACTGCCAGCGGTTCATCAGGTACGTCTCGATCAGGTCGGAGTCGGGTGGGGAGTCCTTTTGCCAATGGACCAGCGCCAGTTCTCGGGTCTCTGAGGTCAGGGTGGCGATCCGTCCGTTGGGCCCTGCGTCTAGGTCCGGTTCCACCTGTTCTTGCAGCTGTTCTCGGGCCACGAACAGACGGAGTGGACTTTCGCTGTCACGCCCCTCGAGGCAGTACTTGTCGAGGTACAGCCTTCTGGCACGGGCAAAGAGAGGTGCGGGAGCCCGGTTCAGCAGTGCCTCGTAGGCGTCGGCGAGGACTTGGCTGGGCATCGCAACAAGGTGGCTCGGTTCAGCATCCGCGATGGCGGGTCTGCATGTGCCGTGGAACACTGTAGACAGATGCAGAAGTGAACATGCCCGAGTCCGGTCGCCCGATGTACAGGCTCGTGGCGCTGGATGGAACACCGCACCCGGTGCTGGATGCCCCCTATGAATCGGTGGCGGCAGCTGAGGCGGCGGCGAGTCGCTGGTGTTCTGGGCAGGGACGATCCCTTTCCGTTTGCGAGCGCGGCATGGCACTCGAGGTGCAAACCCGATGCGGTGAGTGGCGCACGCTCGGTTATCCCAGTGCTTGTCTGATGAGGGGGCAGGAGCTTGGCGGTGGTCAGTGAGAGGCGTTTGAGCTGGCTTTGACAGGGATTCCTTGCGCCCTTCCACTTCCAGATCAAGCATGGTCGGGTGTGATGGGCGTGAGCCATGAACGTGAGTGTTGATCTCTGTTTGGTGCCGCTTGGGGTCGGTGTGTCTTTGGCTCCGTATGTGGCGATCTGTCAGGAGGTGATCGAGTCCTCGGGGCTCGAGCATCAATTGGGGCCGGATGGAACCGCCATCGAGGGCGAATGGGATGCCGTTTTCGCCTGCGTGAAGGCCTGCCATGAGCGTCTCCATGCCGAGGGGGTGCCGCGTTTGCATGCGTCGTTGAGGGTGAACACCCGGGTCGATCGCGTCCAGTCTTTCCGCGACAAGGTGGACAGCGTGCGCCGATTGGCGCCCTGAATTCGGCGAACGGGGATGCCATTTTCGTCCAGCGCGTCTTGAATGAGACCAGGGATTGGATGCTTTGCTTTGTTGGGTCTTCCTCCATCAAGTCGGCTGCCAGTCGCTGTGGCGCTCGTGCTGGCGTTGTTGGCTCCCCTCCATCCAGGCCGCGCCAGGGCGGACACGTGGGATCGCATCGGCCGCTATGCCGCTCTGATTCGGCGAGCGGGCACGGACACGATGGTGGCCAAGGATTGTCCTGAAACGCTGCTCGGGGCGTTTCATGCTCCCCGGAACGCCCTGCTTCTGTGTGCCAACAATCTCGAGGATGATCCGCGGCAGGTTTGGGTGGTGCTGGCCCATGAGTCCGCCCACGTGATGCAGCACTGCCACGGTGCACCGCTTCTTGCGGACCATCAGGTGGGCGATGCACTGGCGAGGATCGAAGCTCAATCCAGTTCGGCATTCCAGGAGCTGCGTTTGTATCACCAGTCTCAGCGCCGTGATGAGATCGAAGCGCGCTTGGTGCAGGGCATGCCCCCTGCCGAAGTGGAAGCGCTGTTCCGCAGTTTCTGTGCCGAAGAGTTGCGGGGTGGCGGTCCCATCCCACCCCTGGAATCACCGTTGTCCCCACCTTGATGACTGCCATGAAGGAGGAACCCATCACCCCCAGCGCTGGCCCCACGCTCGATGCGCAAGGCCGCTTGACCTACATCGGAGAGGACGGGCAGCGCTATGTCGTTTTCGATGCGCTGGAGCTGGATCACCAGGCATCCATGCGTGTGGCCAATGCGCTCCGCGACGCAGGGTTGCTGATGGATCAGATCGAGAGCCTTGCGCGACGCTGGATGGATCAGGTGTCTGCTGAGGCCCTCAGTCGCGAGGATGCACTTGATTTGCTGCTGGCGACTCTCGAAACCGACCTTGAAGATGAAGCCGCGTCTGCGGATGGGGTCATCGATTAATCCAGCAGACCGTACGGTGAGCACATCTGTGCACGCTTTTGATGGGTCCCCGGATGCGCGGTTACTGGTTCATGACCTGGCTCGGTCTGGTGGCCAATCTCTTGGCGCTTCCTGCGATTGGTGTGCTGGCGTTTCGTCCCGATAGCTCAGCCGGTTTTCAGGCCACCAACATCAGCCTGGCGTTCTCCCTGGCCTGGCCGGCCACGATCGTCGGCATCGTCGCCTGTGCCGGTCTGCTGGCACAGCGCGGCTGGGGTGTGATTCTGGCGATCGTCGCGCTCTCGATGAGTCTTGCGGGCTCCCTCCCGTACGGCATTGTTCGCCTGGCCATGGGGGCTCAGCCTGCCGTCGGTCTTTGGTCCGTTCTGCTGGCCGTGCTTCATGTTCTCGCCCTGATCTACTGGTGTCGTTCTGAACATCGGCGGGGCGGCCGGCTCTGATGGGTGAGCTCTCTGGCATTCCGCTGGTGCTTTGCCATCCACGCTTTCTTGTGGTGCAGAAACCTGCAGGTTTGCTCAGTCAGCCAGGACTCGGGGCCGATCAGCAGGATTCGCTGATCACGCGGCTTCAGCGCTGCTGCCAGCAGCTTTCTCTGGTGCACCGGCTGGATCGCGACACCTCCGGGCTGTTAGTGGTGGCCCGCGACCCAGACAGCCTGCGTGATCTGAGTGCTCTCTTTGCGGCCCGTCGGGTGCAGAAGCTGTACTTAGCTGATGTGGTGGGAACGGTTGATAAGCAGCGGGGTTGCCAGGATCAACCCCTGGCCCGGCTGGAGAGGCATCCACCGCGTTACGGCCCGCATCCCGATGGCAAGCCTTGTCGCACGCTTTGGCGTCAGCGCGCTCGGTTGGCAGGAACAACGCGCCTTTGGCTGCGCCCGCTCACCGGCCGTTCGCATCAGCTGCGGGCCCATCTCGCTGCGATGGGAACACCGATTGTTGACGATCCCATCTACGGCCTCTCCGGCGGAGGCAGTCCGGGGCCGATGCGGTTGCACGCGCTGGCGTTGAGTTTGCCGAATCTCGACGGCCCGGGTCGTGTGCGGGTCAGGGCGCAACTCCCCGGTTGGGCTCAGGCAGAGAATCGTCGCTTGGCAGGAATCGGATAAGGGATGCGGCGGTGACGCATCCGTCGCCACACCCGCACAAAGGAATGCATCACCAGTTCCAGTTCAGCCCGGCTGAGACTGCTCTGGGTCAGCTGACCATCGCTGATCCGAGCTTCAACGATCCGCTTCACCGTGTTCTTGGCTTCCTGTTCGCTGGTGTCGGGTGGCAGGGAACGCAGGGCTGCTTCACAGCCGTCAGCCAGCATCATGATTCCCGTCTCTTTGGAACGGGGCGTCGGTCCGTGGTAGCGGAACCGTGCTTCCGCAACGTTCGGGTCCTTCTCTCGGGCCTGGTGCAGGAAATAGCCCATCCGCAGCGTTCCCTGATGCTCAGGAATGAAGTCGGCGATCGGGCGAGGCA
This region of Synechococcus sp. NOUM97013 genomic DNA includes:
- a CDS encoding 2-isopropylmalate synthase, translating into MAHDPGRVLIFDTTLRDGEQSPGASLNLEEKLAIAQQLARLGVDVIEAGFPFASPGDFAAVQRIAQQVGGENGPVICGLARASRGDIKACADAVAPAPRRRIHTFIATSDIHLEHKLRKSRKEVLAIVPDMVAYARSLVDDVEFSCEDAGRSDPEFLYEVIEAAIGAGASTINIPDTVGYTTPSEFGALIAGIDQHVPNIADAVLSVHGHNDLGLAVANFLEAVKNGARQLECTINGIGERAGNAALEELVMALHVRRRYFNPFFGREEDSPTPLTAVRTEEITKTSRLVSNLTGMVVQPNKAIVGANAFAHESGIHQDGVLKNRLTYEIVDARTVGLTDNRISLGKLSGRSAVRARLEELGYNLSREDLDDAFARFKDLADRKREITDRDLEAIVSEQVQQPEARYQLKLVQVSCGSSLSPTATVTLADEDGEEQTMASIGTGPVDAVCRALNALAGEPNELVEFSVKSVTEGIDAMGEVTIRLRRDGELYSGHSADTDVVVAAAQAFVNALNRLVAAAAQPALHPQRDAAPLDSSPAR
- a CDS encoding carbohydrate ABC transporter permease; this translates as MQASPGRAGVRPGALLQLLLLILLALAVLVPLLWLVSTSLKGPAEDIFTSPPALLPVQPSLEAYFRLFQDNPLGRYLLNSAIVSLVAVVANLLFCSLAAYPLARMRFAGRGLVLGLVVATILIPFQVVMIPLYLLMVQLGLRNTLLALVIPQAATAFGLYLLRQSFLGVPVELEEAARMDGCSKLGEWWNVMIPAARADLITLAMFVFIGTWSDFLWPLVILDDPQLFTLPLGLQQLASSFSLDWRIVAAGSVVSILPVLLLFILLQRFILPSASGDAVKG
- a CDS encoding signal protein, yielding MRQRLWLILPAAGFPLLIVLFVVLWQAVQRQNLVLQELIERVEVLEGFDRVEQKTSQQLIEQQLGALQSRQRRLQGKILDLESWRSGSRERERRLLERLNPSPFIRPDGLQAPPEPSITP
- a CDS encoding Nif11-like leader peptide family natural product precursor, yielding MSLQDLDALLQRRKDEPELAQRLAEPLSLDNLIALGRERGLVITEEDVFLAQQREESSVSSSELQQRMADESRRLRHFIPG
- a CDS encoding 2Fe-2S iron-sulfur cluster-binding protein is translated as MATFTITLEGGKGFTCADDQYILDAAEEQGIDLPYSCRAGACSTCAGKVTAGSVDQTDQSFLDDEQMGNGFALLCVSYPLSDCTIKAEVEDEL
- a CDS encoding MTH1187 family thiamine-binding protein yields the protein MNVSVDLCLVPLGVGVSLAPYVAICQEVIESSGLEHQLGPDGTAIEGEWDAVFACVKACHERLHAEGVPRLHASLRVNTRVDRVQSFRDKVDSVRRLAP
- a CDS encoding RluA family pseudouridine synthase, yielding MGELSGIPLVLCHPRFLVVQKPAGLLSQPGLGADQQDSLITRLQRCCQQLSLVHRLDRDTSGLLVVARDPDSLRDLSALFAARRVQKLYLADVVGTVDKQRGCQDQPLARLERHPPRYGPHPDGKPCRTLWRQRARLAGTTRLWLRPLTGRSHQLRAHLAAMGTPIVDDPIYGLSGGGSPGPMRLHALALSLPNLDGPGRVRVRAQLPGWAQAENRRLAGIG